The following nucleotide sequence is from Anatilimnocola floriformis.
TTCCGCCTGCCACATTGCGGCGGGTGGATGTGTGCCAGCCCGCTGGGTTTTAGTGGCCCGTTACGCGGCGAGCCACACGACGGGCGAACTGTAATACCATTTCGCTGCAGTGCTTAACTGGCGATAGTTGTCGCGAATCGCTTCGGCATCGGCCTTGGATTCTTTGACGGCACGGGCGGAGGCGAGAAGCCGGTTACGCCAGGTGAGCATTCCAGGTCGCAGGCGCTCGATCAAGTTACGTAGGGCATGCTGCCGCCTGCCGGTTGGATGTGGCGATGAGAATTCAGTTGATTGGGCCAAGTGTGGAACGGATGATGAGCACGGATTTGGTGGTCTGAGTCCTTTTGGCAGGCGGGAGCCTGCCCTACCGCTATTGCGATTGTTGGACGGTCACTTGGACTAAATATGAAGTCGCTTTTGGGCAAGACATACGCTCAACTCACCAGCCAATTGCGAGTGAAGCCGGAAAAACACTTGCATTCCGTCCAAGATACAGGCAGCTACTCGATTTTCGTCGATGGCAATGAGTTCCTGTTTAGCGATGATCGCCTGTTTTCGGTCGAAGTCTCAGATTTTTCAGCGGTCAATCGAATTCCAGGATTTGAGTTTCCCATTGGAGATGGCCTGGAACAGACTCTGGAAAATCTAACGGACAAGAACATGCATTGGGAGGTTTATCCCAAGTATTCTCGTGAGCATTGGGTCGTTATTAAGCTCATGGAGCATGGCGTGCTTTACGAATTTGAGTTCATCGGCGGTAGATTTGAACTACGGTTTCTGAGGCTGGAGGCGCAGTAACGCAACTCGACAATTGCTGTCAACAGCGGCGGGGTGGCACGGCCGTTACGCGGCGCGCCACACGACGGGAGAGCTGTAATACCATTTCGCTGTTGTGCTTAACTGTCGATAGTTGTCGCGAACCGCTTCGGCGTCGGCTTGGGCTTCTTTGACGGCCTTGGCGGAGGCGATAAGTTGGTTGCGCCATGTGACCATGCCAGGCCGCAGGCGCTCGATCAGGGCTTTGACGCGTTTGAGGGAGGCGACGGCTTCGGTGAGGATGGCCTGCACGATTTCCACTTGCTTAAGCGCGTTGTTGACTTCGTCTTGATCGAAGTACATACCAACGACGCTCAGTCCCTTGCTGGCAGATTTGACGGCGCTCTTTTCCGCAGGCGCGAGCCACTTCCAATCTTCGATACCGGCCGCGAGGATTTCGCCGTAATCGGCGCCGTCGGAAACGGTGTCGCGCAGCGGCGTGGTTTTGTCGGTGCCCAGCGCCTTGTCGAGCGCCCAGGTTCCCACGGCCACGCCCACACGCTTGATGACGGTCAGTTCGGGCAGAAAGACCTCGGTCACGATCGTAATGCCGATGTTGATCACTTGCTGAGCCCGCGCTTCCGTGGCATTTTGTTTGGCCTTCTTCAATGCCGATTCCAGTTTTTGAATCTTCGGAATCGCTTCGGCTGCCATTTGCTGGGCGTTGCGAAACATGCCGGTGAGGTAGGCGTTCAAGCCCGCGACGATCATCGCACCCTTGAGGATGCCCGTTTCGATTCTCAGCGCTTCCTCGGCCATATCGCGAATGGCTTGAATATCCTGCAACTGGTCCTGGTTGATTTTCTTGCCCTTCTCGATCTGCTCGATGCCCCACGAGTAGTCCTGGCCCGCCTTGAGAAGAGTGTCAGCGTCTAGACCTCCGAGTCCGGTGATATAGGGCTGAGCACGAACCGGAACCATGTTCTTGAAACGGTCCCAGTCTGCGAGCGCTTCGTTTGCTTCGCGCGTTCTCGTGACCCATTCTTGGTAGGAACCTGCCCCAAGGTACGCGTCGATCTTGGGCTGTGTTGCATGTACGGGGTCGATAAGCCAAACCATGGCAAAGATCCTATTAGTTCAACGGGTGGGATAGATTCAGGCAGGAACGAAAGGGGCCAAGAGCATCGATTGGCCACTCTGGCGCGGATGGGGTGCAGCGGCCTCGGAGAGGCAGTTAACTCAACCGCATACAATCCGAGGCGTAGAACTCCAGACTTTGTTACACGTCCTGTCGATGGTGGTCAGGTCGCGACGGCGCTATCTGCCCGTGCGGTGCCCGTCGATGGATATGCTATAAAGCGAGCGCACGATTTTTCGCACACACTTTTCATGGAAGCATGCACGATCATGGGCAAAGGCAACAACAGCCAGAAGAACGACAAGAAGACTAAGAAGAAGCCAAAGGACGACAAGAAGAAGCCAGCGAAGTAAGGCCTGAGCCTGCTGCTTGGCAGTTTCTGAAAATCGGCGAGTGGCACGGGTGTACCCACCCGTGTTCGCTGGCCACTCTGGTGCGGGCTTGTTTGGCAACGCACAGCGGACCTCAGGCCGTTCTGAGGTAAGGCCGCGCTGCGGCGCAGGCGAAAACCGAATGGAGCTCTGGCCGACGTTGCCCGGAGCCTTCCGCCTGATCGGCAATCGCCTCCTTCTGATTGCCGATTTGCGTCAGACCTAAGTTGGCAATCTGGGCGTGTCTCTTCGTTTGCCGGATGGTCGGTTCACTGTTTACCGCGTGCGGCTGCTGCCAGCGTTTTGGGAGGAGTTTCTGGCCCTGTTCAAGGCCTCTGGTGGCCACCCGATCTAGTGGCAATAAAGTGCAATACTCCGGGCGTGATATTGCACTCGATAACTGCCTTAACTAATTCCAAAGTAAGGGGTTGAGGCGGATTCTGCATTTCGTATCACCTGTTATATTTCGGGGGTCCGAAAGAGGGGTGTTCAGCTGGGGGGCGCCGGGTCGGGGAAGTATGTATCTCAGTCTGCAATTGTCGGACATATTTCAGACAGAGCACAGAAAGTGGACCGGAGTTGTCAAACACTCAGCATCTAATGGATGGATGATTGTCGTAGAGCTGGTTGCAATGTCTTTCGCTTTTGTGACGAAGGAATGCGACAGGCGGACCTAGGTTTTCTGGAGAGTCCCCGATGAGTTCAGCCGACAGTATTAGTTGCGTGGACCTGACGGACAAGGTTTATGTCTGGTCAGCGGCCGGCGATGGCAAACGGGAGTCGTTTGCAGCCGATCAACCTGTGGTGCTGCTGCGGATGCGCGACAAACCGCGGCCGACGATGGACGATCCAGCGGATGTGCCCGGGCAGGCTTTATGGTGTGGATCGAACGGGGCAAGAATTGAACTCGGCGGGGTGGCACAGGAGTACTCACCCGGTGTTCGCTGGCCATTTTCGTGCGGCGAAGGTCACGCGGCAGCGATTGGCGAGTAATGAGATGTTGCTCATCGGTCAGGGCGGAGTACCGACCTGACCTACGAAAGCTGACCTACGACGGGTACGAAGAGGAGCAAAGCTAAGCAGCGCGCTTCATCGGCAAAGTTTCCTTCGCAACGACGCCGGGCTTTTGGGCGATCATTTGGATCTCGGTGCAGAGACCGGGAACCATCGCGCCAACGCGGCGGTTGAGTTGCCACCACCAACGCTGATATTCCAGCGGGCGAAGGACGCCACCGGAGAGAATCCGGAAGCCGCGAGTCGTTTCGACTTTGATGTGCGGACAGGTCTGGCGAACCATCCGCATGAAGGTCCGCTTCGACCAGGCTTGCACGTGGCCGCGGGGCGGCGTTTTTACGACGCGATCGTAGACGGGGACGAGATGTTTGCGGATGAGATGCAAGCCTTCGAGAAAGATCGGCACGCCGACGACCATGCGGCCACCGGGCTTGAGGACTCGTTCGATCTCACGGAGGGCGAGCTGCGGATCGTGCAGGTGTTCGAGGACTTGTTCGCAAACGACGATGTCATAGGCGGCGGTCTTCAACTCGGGCAGACCCGTCGAAAGATCGATGTGGTGCAGCTTCCAGTCGGCCGACTTGTAGACGAACTCTTTCCCCTTCGGAAAGATGTCGACGCCGTGGTAGCTGAGGTGTTCGTTGCCGGGATGGATTTCGCAGTAGCGGCGGGTCACGCCGTCGTAGGTACCGATGTCGAGCAGTTCGCACTTGCGGCCGGTCGTGACATAGTGCTCTTCGGCCCAGCGCGAGCAATCGAGCCCGAGGTCGTAATAGCGGGCCTGGCGGAGGCGGTAAGTGGGATAACCTTCTTCGACGCCAAAAGCCTTGGTCTTGGCGTTACGTGTAATAGACATGGCTGCAATCCTGATAATTTCCGGAGTTCGATCCGGCGTACTATTGCGATCCTGCCCGGGGGGGTCAAGATCAATCGGATCGCCAGCACCGACTTATCGCAGCAGGCTCGTCAGGTTGGTGTAGTCATCGGTCCACATCGGCACCTGACGCGGGCGGCGGAGATAGTCGGGGAGCTCGCTGATTTCGTCGGTCACGCTAGCGAGCGTTTGTTCGTCGCGAGCCACCAGGAAGTAATACGACCGCTGCAGCAGTTTTTCGCTGTTGCCCGGTTTGTAAATCCGCCGCTGAGCGCACTGGGCGTTCTTTGCCAGCTGGGTGACGACGGGATAAAGATCGAGATGCGTATTGGTGATGTGCATGGCCAGCACACCGCCCGGTTTGAGGTGCTGCAGATAAACGTCGAAGGCTTCGCGCGTGAGCAAGTGCGTCGGCACAGCATCGCCCGAGAACGCGTCGATCACGAGGACATCAAATTCCTGACTGCCACTCTTCTTCAGTTCTAGTTCGAGTTGCAACCGAGCATCGCCCAGAACCACTTCGGGTCGTTGGGGGCAATCGCTGAGAAAATGAAACCAGCGCTCGTCTTGAGCGATCCGAATCACTTCGGGATTGATCTCGTAAAACCGCAGCGTGTCTTTTTCACGGGCGTAAGCGGCGATCGTGCCAACGCCGAGGCCGACGACACCGATGTGGCATTCCGGCGAGCGGGACTGCACTAGCTTGACGGCCGTTTCGCAGCCGGAACCCTCGCCGTAGTAGGTGAGCGGAATCTTCCGCCGCGCGGGATCGGCCAACTGTTTGCCGTGTTGAATGTTGCCACTGAAGAACGTGTAGTTCTCGTCCCCTTTCGGATCGCCGATGGCGCGGTGCATGACGGTGACCACGCCGTAGAAGTTGCGCGATTCATGGAGCGTGCGGTACTTTGGATTTTCCCGTTCGATCTGCTGCAGCGCGACACTGACGAGGGGAATACTGGCGATGGCAATGACGGCTACATTGCAATAGCGACGAATGGAGTGCGACGCGAGCTGCGTCCCTGCGGCAAACAGCAGACCACTAGCGGTGACCGTCGTGATGACGATCCCCAGCGGAAATTCGAAGAACGTATCGAACAAATAGGGAGCCGCGAGATTGACGAAGAGTCCACCGGCAGCGCCGCCGAGCGACATGGTCAGATAGAACTTCGTCAGATGTTCCGGCGCCGGCCGCGAGCGGGCCAGTTCGCCATGGCAGAGCGTCGCGATCAAAAACAGGGCGAAGAAATAGCAGGCGGCCGCGAGCGACCACAGTTCGACCAGGGCAATCTTGTCGTCGCCGACGCGGCCGAGCAGTCGATTCAGCAGTGAGTCGAAACGTTCCAGCGTGGGTTCATAGTTGACGACGAGCGCGAGCAGCACGAGCACACCGAAGCCGAATCCCCACCGCGAATACCAACGGCTGTGATCAAAGGCCACGATGAACGAGCAGAGATAAAGCGACAGCGGCACGACCCACAAAAGTGGCACGGGTGCGACGTTCTGGCAGACCTCATTTGTCACGGCGAGGAACATGATCGAAGCCAGCGTCGACAAGCCCAACCAATAGCCAAGCTGTTGCCACGATGGCGGCGCGGCGGCACTTACATCGATCTCGGCCCTCGGCCCGGCATCTTTTTTCGCTTCTGCCATCTCTCGCCGTGCTCGCCAACTGCCTACTGCGCACAACGCACAGCAGCCAACGAACACCATGTAAGCCAGCGACCAATACCAGGCCTGGCCAGTCACCCCCCAGCGAATCTCGAAGAAGAAGGGATAGCTCAATAACGCCACGAGCGAACCGAAGTTCGACAGCGCGAACAAGCGATAGGGCGAACTCCCCGGCAGCACATCGTGAAACCACTTCTGCAGCAACGGGCCGGTTGAGGAAAGAGCGAAGTACGGCAAGCCGACCGTCACTCCCAGCAGCAGCAGCGTTTGCAGCAATGGATCGTCAGCGCCGCTCGTTGGCCGCAAAAATTGCGGTGGGGTCAGGCGGTTCCAGCCGACGTTGATGGCGGCGAGGGCCAGCACGCTCAAGTGGATCACCAGGCGCTGGTTGTTCGTGCAGTGGGTGCTCAGGAAGTGGGCATAGTAATAGCCGCCCAGCAGCACCAATTGAAAGAAGAGCATGGCCGCTGTCCAAACAGCGGGACTGCCGCCAAACCACGGCAGCAGCACTTTGCTCAACATTGGTTGAACTTGAAACAGCAGAAAAGCACTGAGAAAGATCGTGGTAGCAAACCCGACAATCACGCCCGTCGATTCGCGCTGGACCGCGCGCGTCGTTAGATTCGGCGAAATAGTGTTCATCGAGCAGAGGACTCCGGCGGATACAGGCAGGTGGGTTGGGCGCAAAATGACCAGTCGCAGCAAACTGCGCGCCTAGTGGTCATGCGGAACGGTGGGTGTGATGAAGTAGCTACCACCAAGGCCGGATGACCCGGCCGCGGATGGCCGTCGACGGCACTTCGGCATGGGGCCATTGGCGGCTGTCGGTCGAGACCGGCGGGTTGTCGCCAAGCACCAGATAATGGTTTGGCGGAATCCGCTGCTCGGCATGCCAGGGGCGGGGTGTGCTCTGCGGCTCGAGGTAGTAAATGTCTCGATAAACCTTGGCGTGGCTGATGCGGATGCGTGCTCCCGCGGCGCCGATCTGCAGTTGTGGATCTGTCGGCGGCGCTTCGGAATTGATTCGCTCGTACGGCTGGGCCAGCACCTGCCGGCCGTCCATGCCAAACAGCACACGCTGATCGCAGAGGGCAAACTGAATATCGATCGGCTCATCGTGATTGCGATGCGGCAGCAATTCAACTGCGAGGAGCTTGCCGTTTTGAAAAACCTTCAACTTTCGCTCGTCATGGCAAAGATGCACCTCCAAACGGTCGTCGCCGTCGACGGCGGCGAAGACCAGGCAGCCGTAGCGGGCAATGCTGGCTCGGCAGGTGAGCAGAAGATCCGAAGCAGGATTGAGCGACCGATTCACGGCCTGATTGAATTCGTCGAAATCGAGAATCGGCGAAACTATGCTGTGCGGCTCTGGCGCATCGCTGCGGCGAAAGTAGCGAAATGACAGCCAGTCGTAGTCGGTCTGCGGAACGATGCCCTGTTCGCTCGATTTATTGCCGCCGGGCGTGTGAGCCCGATAAAAATAACTCCCCTCGCGCTCGGTCCAATAGCTGTTGTCGGCTCGCGCTTCCCAACGCTTCGGCAGATCCTCGGATTTTTGCGGCGTCTGCGCGCTGTCATGCACCAGAATCGCCTGCGCTCGCAATTGAGCCAGATTCTTAGTCGCCGATTTGCCGTCGACAATGATGTCGCCGCGGCGAATGGCGATTTGTTCGCCGGGCAAACCTACGATCCGCTTGACCACGCGCGGCGCGTCGTCATCGGGATGCGTGAAGGCGACGATATCGCCCCGCTGCGGCCGCCCTAGTAAATAGACCCAATGATCGACGAGGACCTGCTCACCAGCTTGAAAATCGGCGGGGCGAAGTTTGTTGTGGGCATAGCCGCAGTTAGGGCACTCAACTTCCAGCGTGCCCGGCGTCGACGTGGCATCGCAGCGAAAAGCATGACCACAATCTTGACAGGTCACGCGAAAGTGCGGCCCGACAAGCGTATTGGCCATCGACGCGCCGGCAATCGATACGGGAAAGAGCAGCCCTTCGAGGCACCATAATCGAAAGCCAATCAACAGAGTCAGCAGCAGCATGATCCCAGCAATCGATTGCTTGATCCGCCGCAATTCGGGGGTGCTCAGGTGGCTGGAACTGTTGCTGCCGATGCTCATTTTAAATCTGTCAGATGATGTCTTGCGCAGTAAGCCTGCCGTCATGCAGCGCCGAGGCCACCAGCGCCCCGCGGATGCCTGCCGCCTGTAATTCTCGCAGATCGGCTGGCCCTCGAATGCCTCCCCCCGCGACGATTTGCAAATCGGGCCAACGGGCAAGAAATTGCCGGATGAGCGACAACGTCGATGTTCCCTGACCGCTGCCGACATCGGCAAGGTCGAGCACGATTAGCCGTCGCAGGCCGTGGCGATAGACTTCGGCGACAATTTCCTGCGGCGTCGCTGCTTGCCACGCGAGGTCTTTCGTCAGCGGTCGGCCTTGCTTCAGATCGAGGCTAAAGACGGCGACCTCGGGACGCGAGAGTTTCGCCAACTCGGCAAGGTCTTGCCAAGACTCGAGGCCGATGACGTACTCGGCCTCAGCAAAATCGCGAGCTAGAAAATCTTCCAGCTCATTGGCCTCGTCGGCACTCTTCAAACCGGCGTCGATCGATAGC
It contains:
- a CDS encoding spermidine synthase, whose amino-acid sequence is MNTISPNLTTRAVQRESTGVIVGFATTIFLSAFLLFQVQPMLSKVLLPWFGGSPAVWTAAMLFFQLVLLGGYYYAHFLSTHCTNNQRLVIHLSVLALAAINVGWNRLTPPQFLRPTSGADDPLLQTLLLLGVTVGLPYFALSSTGPLLQKWFHDVLPGSSPYRLFALSNFGSLVALLSYPFFFEIRWGVTGQAWYWSLAYMVFVGCCALCAVGSWRARREMAEAKKDAGPRAEIDVSAAAPPSWQQLGYWLGLSTLASIMFLAVTNEVCQNVAPVPLLWVVPLSLYLCSFIVAFDHSRWYSRWGFGFGVLVLLALVVNYEPTLERFDSLLNRLLGRVGDDKIALVELWSLAAACYFFALFLIATLCHGELARSRPAPEHLTKFYLTMSLGGAAGGLFVNLAAPYLFDTFFEFPLGIVITTVTASGLLFAAGTQLASHSIRRYCNVAVIAIASIPLVSVALQQIERENPKYRTLHESRNFYGVVTVMHRAIGDPKGDENYTFFSGNIQHGKQLADPARRKIPLTYYGEGSGCETAVKLVQSRSPECHIGVVGLGVGTIAAYAREKDTLRFYEINPEVIRIAQDERWFHFLSDCPQRPEVVLGDARLQLELELKKSGSQEFDVLVIDAFSGDAVPTHLLTREAFDVYLQHLKPGGVLAMHITNTHLDLYPVVTQLAKNAQCAQRRIYKPGNSEKLLQRSYYFLVARDEQTLASVTDEISELPDYLRRPRQVPMWTDDYTNLTSLLR
- the lepB gene encoding signal peptidase I, which translates into the protein MSIGSNSSSHLSTPELRRIKQSIAGIMLLLTLLIGFRLWCLEGLLFPVSIAGASMANTLVGPHFRVTCQDCGHAFRCDATSTPGTLEVECPNCGYAHNKLRPADFQAGEQVLVDHWVYLLGRPQRGDIVAFTHPDDDAPRVVKRIVGLPGEQIAIRRGDIIVDGKSATKNLAQLRAQAILVHDSAQTPQKSEDLPKRWEARADNSYWTEREGSYFYRAHTPGGNKSSEQGIVPQTDYDWLSFRYFRRSDAPEPHSIVSPILDFDEFNQAVNRSLNPASDLLLTCRASIARYGCLVFAAVDGDDRLEVHLCHDERKLKVFQNGKLLAVELLPHRNHDEPIDIQFALCDQRVLFGMDGRQVLAQPYERINSEAPPTDPQLQIGAAGARIRISHAKVYRDIYYLEPQSTPRPWHAEQRIPPNHYLVLGDNPPVSTDSRQWPHAEVPSTAIRGRVIRPWW
- a CDS encoding HisA/HisF-related TIM barrel protein translates to MRVVPVIDLLGGMVVRGVGGRRDEYRPIVSSLVDSAEPQAVAAALRQHFGLPRVYVADLDAIMRGERDVKSWRAIADAGLQLSIDAGLKSADEANELEDFLARDFAEAEYVIGLESWQDLAELAKLSRPEVAVFSLDLKQGRPLTKDLAWQAATPQEIVAEVYRHGLRRLIVLDLADVGSGQGTSTLSLIRQFLARWPDLQIVAGGGIRGPADLRELQAAGIRGALVASALHDGRLTAQDII
- a CDS encoding class I SAM-dependent methyltransferase — translated: MSITRNAKTKAFGVEEGYPTYRLRQARYYDLGLDCSRWAEEHYVTTGRKCELLDIGTYDGVTRRYCEIHPGNEHLSYHGVDIFPKGKEFVYKSADWKLHHIDLSTGLPELKTAAYDIVVCEQVLEHLHDPQLALREIERVLKPGGRMVVGVPIFLEGLHLIRKHLVPVYDRVVKTPPRGHVQAWSKRTFMRMVRQTCPHIKVETTRGFRILSGGVLRPLEYQRWWWQLNRRVGAMVPGLCTEIQMIAQKPGVVAKETLPMKRAA